In Leucobacter denitrificans, the genomic window AGGCGTGTCGCTGCGTACCGCATCGGGTAAACGTCTCATCGAGAGTTCCGATGCATTGCTGGTCGTCGGCTCAGATCTCGGCAGGTCCGAGTTCTGGGGACCCTTCCCAACAGGAGGTGGTCGGATGGTACGCGTGGACGTCGACCCTCAGACCATTTCTGCGAATGCCGATCCTCAGTTCGCGCTTCGGGGCCGCACCGAGGAAATCATGCCGCAACTTTCCGCACGCATCTCTAAATTGGCAAGCAAAGTGAAACGAGAGGATGTAGACGCATCTCTTCATACACGGGCGAGTGAGGCTGCCCGGGAAATCTCAGCTGATCTCGTTCAGGGAGGGCAGGTATATCGGGCGTTTCACGAGCATCTTCAGGATCTTACCGCAGGCCTCGACATCGCTGTTGCGGGTGATTCATCTCAGGCGACATACTTTGGTACCGCCACGTTCTGGAAGGCCACTCGACCGAATCGCTTCCTCTATCCCGCGGGCTACGGGACTCTCGGCTATGCGTTGCCAGCAGCTATAGGCGCGGTGCTTGCACAGGAGGTCGACCGCGTCGTGGCCTTCACTGGAGAAGGTGGCATGCTTTTCAGCGTCCAGGAGCTTGCGACAATCGCGGAATACTCCCTACCCATTATTACTGTCGTTTTCGTCAATGGCGGTTACAGAGAAATTCGCGATGGTATGGAGCAAGCTGGTATCGCACCCGTAGGAGTCGACTTCCCACCCCCTGATCTCGTGGCTATTTCTCGAGGATTCAGGATCGATGCGCGATCGATCGTTGCCGACGGAGAAGACGAAATAGAGTTTCGTGAAGCTTTAGTTTGGGCATTGCAACAGGAAAGTCCAACGCTAATCTCTGTTGATATCGGAAGAATTGAATCTTAGATGAGACTTCTCTAGATGTCGTTCTGTGCGGACGAAATCACCCAGAGCACGACGGCATTCTCGTCGGTGTTGTTCGAAAACGAATGATCAAGTTTCGGGTCTATAAGGATCGCATCACCCGGACCTAAGTCGTAGGGATTGCCATTCCATTCGAAGTGCAGTCTGCCCTCAAGCACGAGTACACACTCTTCATTTCCTTGATGACTGTATGGCTCGGCTCCAGAGCTTCGCCCCGGTGCGATCACATTGTGATGGATCTCGAGATCCTTAGCGATCTTCGGTGTAATGAGATAGTTAGCGCTGCCATCGGGCCGGAAAATACGACGTCGGTCTTGGAACCGCACGAGGTGCTGATCAACCTGCTGTGGTTCATGTGCGTCGTTGAAGAGCGCGCCCATATTCTCTCCAAGCGCCACGCAAATGCGACGCAACGACGAGATTGAAGGGCTGGTGAGTCCACGCTCTATTTGCGAGAGGAAGCTTTCGGAAACTTCTGCCAGGCGGGCAACCTCACGAAGAGGCATGTGCTTTGCCTTCCGAAGCGCCCGCAAGCGGCTACCAAGCGCACGTTGCTCGTCGGCTTCCGGATCGACCGCTTCCGCCATATGTACATGGACGGTCACGGGAGCCCCCTTAAAGGGTCAGACAAAAACAAAGAATCTTACAGTTGGCATAATATCAAGATATCCGCGGAGAGGTCGCCGACGCATCTAATTGTGTCGTACTTGACGGCTCGATTCTCGACTAAGCGTGGGCGAACGCATTGTTCATGTGGCGTCGAGTACGAAGTACGAGCGGAGTACTTAGTCATTGCTTTGTAGCGATTGAGCTGGTGTATTCAACAGATTGATTCAACACCGTCATTTTGAACAATCACAGACTGTTCGTCGAGTCCAGTTCTGGGCAGTTTGTCCCCAAGCACTTTCTCGAGTGTACGAGCAGGCGCGTGTGTTACCTCGTTGACGTCGTCCGAATCTCAATGCTCCAGGTCACCACACACTGGGATGATGCCAGCTAGGACATTCCGAGATGAAGTTCGTACAGCATCCCCGTGCTACTCCCCAATACCCGTTGCGCAAAGGTACTGCGAATCAGTTGAGCGAGCGGGGTGCGAGCGGGGAGTTCTGGGTCACCCACGAGTACATGGCCACCGCGGCAGCGGCTGAGGCGTTGATCGATCTCGTGGATCCATACTGCGTGATCTCAACCACCGCTTCGGCGGCGGCGATCGCCTCGTCAGAGAGACCCGGCCCCTCTTGACCGAACAGCATGATGCAGCGCTCGGGCCACTCGAACGATTCCATGGGTACACAGCCAGGCACGTTGTCGATTGCGATGATCGGGAGGTTCTGGGATGCTGCCCACTCGGTGAGTGCCGCGACATCGGGGTGATACTGAACGTGCTGATAGCGGTCGGTCACCATCGCGCCGCGCTTGTTCCAACGCCTGCGCCCCACGATGTGCACGGTGTCGGTTGCGAACGCGTTCGCGCTGCGCACGATCGAGCCGATGTTCATGTCGTGCTGCCAGTTCTCGATCGCGACGTGAAACGTGTGGCGGTGTTCGTCGAGATCCGCAACGATCGCGTCCATGCGCCAGTACCGGTACCGGTCAATTACATTGCGGGTATCGCCGTGCTCGAGCAGCTCGGGGTCGTAATGCTCTTCGTCGGGCCACTCGTCGCGCCCACCCGGCCACGGTCCGACACCAGCGCTCACGCGTTGTGGATCAGTGCCCACACCACCAATACCCGCTTCCGCAGTAGCTGAACTCTCGTCCCCAATTTCATCAGTCTGGCTCACCCACCCATTCTCCCAGGTTGGTTACTCACATCCGATTCCGTCGCCGTCACGGTCGAGATGCCTACCGTAACCAGGATCTCCTGAACGAACTGGCGCAGCCCCCGCTGCTCGTGCTGCTGTACAGTTTGCAAAGTAGCTCGGAGCACTCGGTGCAGCAGGAGCAGGGGCCGGGGCGGGTGCCGGCGAAGCAAGAGGAACGGGAGCAGCCGCGCTCTCGGCCTTTGCCTTTGCAAGTTCTCCTTCGAGACGCGTGACCTCGGATTCGAGATCAGCGACCTTCGACTTTAGCTCTGAGATTTCTCCCTTATGTGCGTCATGCTTTTCGGCGAGCACCGCTCGCTCATCCTCGACTTCAGCAAGTTCGGTGGTGACAGTGAGCCTCGTCTGCTCGAGCGTGTCGACTTTCGATTCCAGAGACAGTTGAGTCTCCTGATATTCCTCGATCTCACCCTTTGAGGTTGAGGAGCCGATGCCCGAGCCGATTCCTAGCGCAAGCACCGCAGACAACACCGGTATGCCTACCGACTTCCACTTACCCCAGTTTCGCTTTTTGTCCGCCGAGTAGCCGGCCGATACTTCGCCCATTTATAACTCCCCCATTACCGCGTTCCCAAAGAGTCCGCACCAATTTCCTCAGCATACGCGAAGTTAAGACATAGGCAACATTAATGTTCAAGATGCATCGGAGGATAGGTGGGTTCCCGATGAGTGAATGGGATCAAAGCGGCCACCTCTACTCAGCGTCAGGCGAAAAAAGAGCGTCGCGCGAACAAAAATCGCGGTTTGGGTTCGCGTGGTGCTCAAACTTCGCCTGACGCGAAGTTCGGGGTGGATCGGCTAGCCGACCCTAAGCCGAGACGGCGGTGAGGGCGTCGAGCTCGGGTGCGGAGAGCTCAAGGTCGAGGGACGCGAGAAGCGCGGGGAGTTGCTCGGTGTTGCGGGCGCTCGCGATCGGTGCGCCTACAGTCGGCTGCTGCCTGAGCCACGCGAGCGACACCGACGCAACCTCTACCCCGTGCGACGCGGCGATCTCGTCAAGAGCACCGAGCACGCGGCGGCCCCGATCGTCGAGGTACTCCGATGCCAGGGCAGCGCGCGGGCTCGCACCCGGCAGCGTAGCGTCTGCGGCGTCGCGGTACTTTCCAGCGAGAAAGCCCCTCGCGAGCGCGTAGTACGGAAATACTGTGAGACCCTCAGAAGTAGCAACTTCACGCAGCCCGTTGGACTCGAAACCTCGCTCGACCAGGCTGTAGAGCGGCTGCAGCGCGACGGGCAGGTGATAGCCGCCATCCTTGGCAATCGCGAACCACTCCGCGACTCGCTCAGCGGTGTAATTTGAGACACCAATCGAGCGGATCTTCCCAGCGTCTACCAACTCCGAGAACACAGCGACAGTCTCCTCCAACGGCGTGTCAGCGTCGTCGAAGTGGGCGTAGTAGAGATCGATACGGTCGGTCTGCAGCCGATTCAGCGACGCATCAACCGCCGCACGAACATTCGAGGCAGCGAGCCCTGAGAACTGTGGGTGAGTCGACACTTTCGTTGCGAGCACCAGCTGCTCGCGCGCACCACGTGAGGCGATCCACTCACCGATAATGGTCTCTGACTCACCACCACCGTTGCCCGGCACCCAGTGCGAGTACCCATCGGCGGTGTCGACGAAGTTCGCGCCGCCAGCAACGTACCCGTCGAGAACTCCGAACGAGGCGTCGCGGTCTGCCGTCCACCCAAAGACGTTGGTGCCGAGCGCGAGCGGCGCGATGCTGAGGTCAGATGTTCCGATGCGGATCGATGCGGCCATGGGCAGGGCTCCTTCGTTAGAGATTGACCCCTCGCCAGTCTTCGAGCGCAACGGGGTTATCGGTGATGATGAGGTCGATGCCGCGATTGCGCGCCTTCGACCACTTGCTCTTGCTATTGAGCGTGTACACCATTGTGCCAATTCCTAGGGTGCGAGCCTCAGAAATGAGCCCAAAGTTACTCGAAAAGACACGGTTTCTCGCTCCGACTGCCGATGCGCCGAGCACCGAGGCGGTTTCGAGGGTCTCACGGTTCCACTCGCGCGTGAGCATGACCCGGGCGAATTCGGGCGCGAGCGCCTCAAGGCGCACCAGGTTTTCGAGTTCGAAGGATTCGAAGGCGACCCGATCCACCAAATAACGATCGTGGAGCAACTCGACCGCGTGCATCACCTGCTCATCGTTCCACTGGCCCTTGAGCTCGATGAGCGCGCGACTATTGGTCGGGGTGAGTTCGTCGAGAAATTCTTCGAGCGTCGGCACCGGTTCGCCGGCAAACTCTGGGCCGAACCACGAGCCCGCATCGAGCGCCTTGATTTCGGCGAGCGTGAGGTCGGCGACCTCGCCAGACCCGTTCGTGGTGCGGTCGACGGTTGGATCGTGCATGAGCACCGGCACACCGTCGGCCGTGAGATGCAGATCTGCTTCAACAAAATCGACGCCACGGTCGAATGAGATGCGCATTGCGACGAGCGTGTTCTCTGGGGCATCGGAGGCCGCGCCGCGGTGCGCGATAATTCCGAAACCTTCGTCACGGCTCAGAGCGCCGTGCAACTGGAGGGTACTGGCGTTCGCGGCGTACGGATTCGAGCCGAGCGATGCGACCAACATGAGCACGAGAAAGGCAGCAAAGAGCGCCATACGTGTTCCCGCTGACTGGGCGCGGGTAAGTACCGCGCTCAGGGAGTAGGTGTGGCGCATCCTCGGTCTCCTTGCTCCGCGCCCCGTCGCGCGGTGACCCAAGCATAGCGAATTTCGTTACCGTTCTGTGATATTTGTTTTTGGGGTCGGTTTTCGTGCTCCACGCGTACCCTGAAGAGAAGGAAAGTGGGAGCAATGAGCGATTCAGTGAAGCACCCGCCACAGGTGCGATACCTCACCGTCGTGCGCACCGCGCGCATCACGCCATCAATTGCTCGCGTCACGCTCGTCGGCGACGACCTCACTGGGTTTAATGCGCCCGGGTTCGACGATCACGTCAAGATTTATTTGCCCGATTCGCACGGTGAGATCTCGGCCCCGGCACTCGTCGGTGGATCGCTGAAGCACACTGGCAAGAAAACCTCTGCCACACGCGACTACACAGTGCGGGCGTTTCGAGACGCCGTCGGCGATCGGCCCGCAGAGCTCGACATCGACTTTGTCTTGCACGGGCACGGTCGCGAGGGTGAGGGCGCTAGCGACGGTGCTGGTGGTGGTGGTGACGCCGCGGGACCCGCGTCGGAGTGGGCGGCTGATGCTGGTCTTGGCGATCCACTGGTCATCACCGGGCCGAAGCGGTCAGAACTCGCGCCCACGTGGGCGAAGTCTGCGGTGATTATCGCTGACGAGACCGGTTTTCCCGCGGCCGCCCGCCTCATTGTGGATCTCGGGGATGTTCCGATCGTGTGCCTCTTCGCCGCTTCAACTGAGTGCGTCGACGCGTACTTCGCCGAAGTGCCTGGGCGCGAGCGCCTCGATCTTCGGGTGGTGAAGTACCCGGAGGCCGCGGACGAGCACGAAGCCGCGCTTCGAAACCTGAGCATCGATGCCGAAACTTTCGTGTTTGCCGCGGGCGAGAAGCACTTGCTTGCCCCGCTGAGGCGCTACCTCAAGAAGCAGCTCGAACTGCCAAAGCAGCAGCTCTCGATGCACGGGTACTGGAAGCGAAGCAGCAAGCACCACACCTAAGCCCACCACCCCACCCATCAACAAAATCGGACCAAGAAACTCAGTTCGAATTGCGGAAAAAGTCGGACTTTCTTGGACCGATTTTGAAGGATGGGGGCGAGGTGTCGAAGTGGATCTAGGAGGTTGGGGGCTCCATTCCCTCTGGGGGCTTCATTCCCTCCGGCATCTCCCCTGAGTTGAAGCCACCAAGCGCACCTGGAGCAGCAGCACCATCCCCGGGCCCGTGGCCGGCACCACCGGGCGCACCGCCAACTCCACCGGGCCCACCCATGGATTCTGCGCCCTCACCAGCGACTGCTGCACCAACCTCGACACCGTCGACGTTCACGGCGTAGGTCGATCCATGTTCAATATCGGCGGCCGAATACGTTACCGAGCTCGCCTGTTTGCGCGAGGTGAAGGTCGCCACCACCGCACCAGACTCGTCGACTATCTCGGCCTCTTGACCCGCCCCGAGCGACGCGCTCACGAGCACCCAGCCCTGGCCGTCATCACCGAGGCCGACCTCCATGCCTCCAGCGCTCAGCGAACGTACCGTGCCGCCGGTGACTGAGATGGCACCGTTCGCATCGATACCACCATTGCCGGCACGGGTCGGGCCGTACACCACGGTGTCACCGCCCGAGATCGAGAGCGATCCGTTCGAGTCGATCCCGTCGCCCTCAGCATCGACGGTCACCGATCCACCAGAAATTTCAAGGCGCTCACCCGTGTCGGCCATGCCACCACCGGCCATGCCACCACCCGGCCCCACTGCAGATTCTGCTGCAGGCTCGGCTGCACCCGAGTCGGCTGCTCCGAGCTCTGTTGCCCCCGACGCGTTAATGCCGTCATCTGAGGCGGTGAGGTCGATCGTGCCACCTGAGATGCCGATGTACGCGGCCTCCATCGCCTCTGTCGACTCTGTTACGGTGACCTGCCCGTCGCCGACCGAGAGGATCACCTCTCCCTTCACACCGTCGTCGGCGGCCGACACGGCGAGCGATCCACCCGCGATGATGGTGTCGGTCTGCGCCTGCACCCCATCGTCACCCGCTGCGATGTCGATCGATCCGCCCGAGATATACACATAGCCTTGGGTTTCGTCGTCTTCTTGGTCGCTCTTCAAGCCGTCACCAGCGGTAGCATCGAGCACGACTGAACCGCCCTCCACGACGAGCGAATCCTTGCCGCGCAGTGCATCGTCGGCGGCACTGACGGCCACATTGCCTGAGAGAATCACAAGGTCATCCTTGCTCGTGATTCCGTCGTTGCCGTTCGCCTGAACGGCGAGAGACCCTGAACCAGAGATCGTGAGGTCCTGCTCCGAGTAGATCGCTGCGTTCGCCTCGGCATCCTCGGCGTACGATGAGGCGTCAGACACTAAGTTCTCACTGCCTTCAGCCAGGTGGATCGCCACATCGTCAGCCCCCCGCACCTCGATCGCGGGGCCATCGGGGTTGTCGATGTGCGCGCTATCCAAGACGAGCACGACGAGTGCGTCCTCCGCAGCCTCGACGAGCACTTGACCCTGGAGCGATCCGCTCAACTGGTATACGCCAGCTTCGCTGATCGTGACGGGAGACGACGCGGCAGACAGATCGATAGCTGTTGCATCAACCGCTGACCACTCATCCTCGTTCACGGTCGTGTAGTCGGCATTGTCAGCGAGCGCAGGCGGGGTGAATAGGAGCGATCGTTTCATGAGTGAATCCTTGGGTGTAGTGGTGCGTTGTGCGAGAACGGGCCGCGCAGCACGCGCGCCCACTTGTTGCTCGGTAGTTCTGGGTGCAGCGCCGCCGTTCCTGTGCCGAACTTGCTGATTCCACTCGGTCTGTGGCCGAGGCGCCAGAGGGTGCGGTCGATCTCGCTGGGGCCTCCGAGCGACTTCGATTCGATGATCGCGTGATCGGTCATGCTCAGGGTGCGTGCTGCTCCGTCGTGCCGCCACGAGGGGCTCACCCAGGCGAGGTGGGTATCGATCGTCGCGCGGCTGCCGCCACGTATGAGCAGGGTGGATCGCGTATAGGTGCTCCGCAACGCAGGATGCAACCGATCCACAACTGCGGGATCGACTCCTTGCTCCGCGAGGGTTGCCCGCACGAACCCCGCCGCTTCGGGCGTGAGCTCACCGCG contains:
- a CDS encoding thiamine pyrophosphate-binding protein, which codes for MTAASQQSAYPEGSSATRASAEAASIDLTVADSIARRLAQYGIERVFGIPGTHNLELFRSLGAAGIEIISAHHEQGLGYAADAHARLTGKPAVVVTTTGPGITNLVTALATARAASVPILAIAPGIPESGVGRDEGWLHDLPSQLGLMSQLVRSRRAQSGSEAIKFIDEVARSWENERPLPAYLEIPFDMFGAPANICSEGGSTVSALGEHTNATKHDIDRAAQFLASSSSPLIIVGRGATNHLAVGAVREIAEGLGALVMTTANAKGVLDERHPLSLGVSLRTASGKRLIESSDALLVVGSDLGRSEFWGPFPTGGGRMVRVDVDPQTISANADPQFALRGRTEEIMPQLSARISKLASKVKREDVDASLHTRASEAAREISADLVQGGQVYRAFHEHLQDLTAGLDIAVAGDSSQATYFGTATFWKATRPNRFLYPAGYGTLGYALPAAIGAVLAQEVDRVVAFTGEGGMLFSVQELATIAEYSLPIITVVFVNGGYREIRDGMEQAGIAPVGVDFPPPDLVAISRGFRIDARSIVADGEDEIEFREALVWALQQESPTLISVDIGRIES
- a CDS encoding cupin domain-containing protein, translated to MTVHVHMAEAVDPEADEQRALGSRLRALRKAKHMPLREVARLAEVSESFLSQIERGLTSPSISSLRRICVALGENMGALFNDAHEPQQVDQHLVRFQDRRRIFRPDGSANYLITPKIAKDLEIHHNVIAPGRSSGAEPYSHQGNEECVLVLEGRLHFEWNGNPYDLGPGDAILIDPKLDHSFSNNTDENAVVLWVISSAQNDI
- a CDS encoding TrmH family RNA methyltransferase, with translation MGGVGTDPQRVSAGVGPWPGGRDEWPDEEHYDPELLEHGDTRNVIDRYRYWRMDAIVADLDEHRHTFHVAIENWQHDMNIGSIVRSANAFATDTVHIVGRRRWNKRGAMVTDRYQHVQYHPDVAALTEWAASQNLPIIAIDNVPGCVPMESFEWPERCIMLFGQEGPGLSDEAIAAAEAVVEITQYGSTRSINASAAAAVAMYSWVTQNSPLAPRSLN
- a CDS encoding excalibur calcium-binding domain-containing protein — its product is MGEVSAGYSADKKRNWGKWKSVGIPVLSAVLALGIGSGIGSSTSKGEIEEYQETQLSLESKVDTLEQTRLTVTTELAEVEDERAVLAEKHDAHKGEISELKSKVADLESEVTRLEGELAKAKAESAAAPVPLASPAPAPAPAPAAPSAPSYFANCTAARAAGAAPVRSGDPGYGRHLDRDGDGIGCE
- a CDS encoding aldo/keto reductase, which gives rise to MAASIRIGTSDLSIAPLALGTNVFGWTADRDASFGVLDGYVAGGANFVDTADGYSHWVPGNGGGESETIIGEWIASRGAREQLVLATKVSTHPQFSGLAASNVRAAVDASLNRLQTDRIDLYYAHFDDADTPLEETVAVFSELVDAGKIRSIGVSNYTAERVAEWFAIAKDGGYHLPVALQPLYSLVERGFESNGLREVATSEGLTVFPYYALARGFLAGKYRDAADATLPGASPRAALASEYLDDRGRRVLGALDEIAASHGVEVASVSLAWLRQQPTVGAPIASARNTEQLPALLASLDLELSAPELDALTAVSA
- a CDS encoding glycerophosphodiester phosphodiesterase produces the protein MRHTYSLSAVLTRAQSAGTRMALFAAFLVLMLVASLGSNPYAANASTLQLHGALSRDEGFGIIAHRGAASDAPENTLVAMRISFDRGVDFVEADLHLTADGVPVLMHDPTVDRTTNGSGEVADLTLAEIKALDAGSWFGPEFAGEPVPTLEEFLDELTPTNSRALIELKGQWNDEQVMHAVELLHDRYLVDRVAFESFELENLVRLEALAPEFARVMLTREWNRETLETASVLGASAVGARNRVFSSNFGLISEARTLGIGTMVYTLNSKSKWSKARNRGIDLIITDNPVALEDWRGVNL
- a CDS encoding siderophore-interacting protein; translated protein: MSDSVKHPPQVRYLTVVRTARITPSIARVTLVGDDLTGFNAPGFDDHVKIYLPDSHGEISAPALVGGSLKHTGKKTSATRDYTVRAFRDAVGDRPAELDIDFVLHGHGREGEGASDGAGGGGDAAGPASEWAADAGLGDPLVITGPKRSELAPTWAKSAVIIADETGFPAAARLIVDLGDVPIVCLFAASTECVDAYFAEVPGRERLDLRVVKYPEAADEHEAALRNLSIDAETFVFAAGEKHLLAPLRRYLKKQLELPKQQLSMHGYWKRSSKHHT
- a CDS encoding carbohydrate-binding domain-containing protein — its product is MKRSLLFTPPALADNADYTTVNEDEWSAVDATAIDLSAASSPVTISEAGVYQLSGSLQGQVLVEAAEDALVVLVLDSAHIDNPDGPAIEVRGADDVAIHLAEGSENLVSDASSYAEDAEANAAIYSEQDLTISGSGSLAVQANGNDGITSKDDLVILSGNVAVSAADDALRGKDSLVVEGGSVVLDATAGDGLKSDQEDDETQGYVYISGGSIDIAAGDDGVQAQTDTIIAGGSLAVSAADDGVKGEVILSVGDGQVTVTESTEAMEAAYIGISGGTIDLTASDDGINASGATELGAADSGAAEPAAESAVGPGGGMAGGGMADTGERLEISGGSVTVDAEGDGIDSNGSLSISGGDTVVYGPTRAGNGGIDANGAISVTGGTVRSLSAGGMEVGLGDDGQGWVLVSASLGAGQEAEIVDESGAVVATFTSRKQASSVTYSAADIEHGSTYAVNVDGVEVGAAVAGEGAESMGGPGGVGGAPGGAGHGPGDGAAAPGALGGFNSGEMPEGMKPPEGMEPPTS
- a CDS encoding polyphosphate polymerase domain-containing protein, which gives rise to MIDVSFARFAPVGLDELASEAALLTRVDRKYLVPIHTALTLIDGLDSGTRVLEIDRTRRLSYDSLYFDTFDRLSFRLTAQRRRRRFKIRTRHYCDTGESFVEVKTKGGRGTTVKRRMPIDPQARGELTPEAAGFVRATLAEQGVDPAVVDRLHPALRSTYTRSTLLIRGGSRATIDTHLAWVSPSWRHDGAARTLSMTDHAIIESKSLGGPSEIDRTLWRLGHRPSGISKFGTGTAALHPELPSNKWARVLRGPFSHNAPLHPRIHS